The Pan troglodytes isolate AG18354 chromosome 19, NHGRI_mPanTro3-v2.0_pri, whole genome shotgun sequence region CTTTCCGAGTCAGATCTCCTCTCCCCCAAGTCCATGACTCTATGCGGCTTCCCAGAATCCCCCCTAGCCCCGGCCCGAGCCCACCTGGCCTGGGGTGAGGCGCGGCTACTGGGAGGCGGGCAACTGGGGCCCCCAACAAGGCCGCGCTTCCGGCCGCCTGCCCAGTCGCCATAGCAACAGGCGCAGGGCGGCTTGGGAGCCTTTGAGGCCCCGAACTATTTAAGGATCCAGGTGTTGCAAGGCGGTAAGTTTTGCAGCCAGTGTCCATGAGGTCGGGGCTGGGACTAGATTAGGGTAGATCTAAGCCTGGGCTTGGGAGTGCAGCTAGCGCAGAAAGATCTGAGGAACTAGAGCAAAAAGCCATGCGGATGGATTGTGGTCGTCAGAGGCTCCCGTACTCTTCAGCGTCGCTGGCTTCCGCAGGCTCCGCCCTCTCTTGCCCACCCGGAAACAGCCTCGCCCCGCCTACGCAGGACCCAACCGCGGCGACCAGACGTGCACTCCTCCAGTAGCGGCTGCACGTCGTGCCAATGGCCCGCTATGAGGAGGTGAGCGTGTCCGGCTTCGAGGAGTTCCACCGGGCCGTGGAACAGCACAATGGCAAGACCATTTTCGCCTACTTTACGGGTTCTAAGGACGCCGGGGGGAAAAGCTGGTGCCCCGATTGCGTGCAGGGTGAGGCCGGGATTCGGGGGCTGCTGTCCAATGGAAATGGCAGGAAGGTCGAGCCTACGGCCAGAAGGGGGGCTTAGCGGAGGCAGAGTCTTGGTTCCAGACATCCGCGGAGCAATCTGAGCTGTCCCCAAGTCTCCTTCTATTAAATCCTACCTCGCCCTGCCAAGAGCGCTCTTTCTTTTACCATCTTACCCGGATGATCTTGGAATCTAGTTCCTTAAAACTTCTCACTCCCCCAGTACCATTAGTGTCTTACAGGATACGTGAGTTGGTCAGCAAATACATGTGCTTTCCATTGTTATGGGCGCGGTGGTGCAGGGGCAAATCGGGACTGGGATTTGGTCCTTACCCTTAACGTGGCTCTAAGACCAGAAGGGAACACCTGACTTCTGGTGACCTCTTCAGTTAGCTGCAGGTTAAAGTCTGAGTGCTTACCAAGactgggggaagggggaaagaaCACAGTTTATACGTGCCTGATTGTAGAGGTGACGTGCGATTATTTtatctcaacttttttttaaagctgaaccAGTCGTACGAGAGGGGCTGAAGCACATTAGTGAAGGATGTGTGTTCATCTACTGCCAAGTAGGAGAAAAGCCTTAGTAAGTGGCAATGTATAATCTACCTCGCAGACGTGCACAAATTGCATACTTAGGAGGGAAGGGCCTCAGGGACTTACCCAGTTTGTCTTACAAGGTAATGTCTGACAAGTTAAACTATTAGAAGctattaaatacaaatttaaaatgccCACCTGAATTAAGTAAGGGTAATTCAACGAATTTGGTCTGGTGTAAGCCCAGAACTTAGCTGGCTTTACTTTTATATCTTAGTCACACTTTGAAACTTTGCACAGGGTAATTAGTAGATTAAGCCATAGTCCGCAAGGTTTTTTAAGTGTTTGCAAGAACAGTGAttactaaaaaattaaatgtaggaCTATGTCAAATATTAAGCAAACTGTAATAAACCAAGTAAATTTTTTTCATGATCACtttttcttttggaatagttGGAAAGATCCAAATAATGACTTCAGAAAAAACTTGAAAGTAACAGCAGTGCCTACACTACTTAAGTATGGAACAGTAAGTATCTTTAAATATGCTGGGCCTGTAATCACTGTCAGAACTCTTTTAACTTGCTGTGGATCCAGATTTGAAAAGATCTTGACATTTCATCTCAATTCCATTGTTGTTCAGAGTGCTGCTGTGAAAGTCCATTCCTATGGCCAATCCCAATAAACTGATAATGTAAATATCTAGCTATTAGGTCTTTTTCATGTTAAGTCACTCTTAAAAAACCAGAAAGTAGATTGACTCATAATTCCTTAAAACATTTACATCAACAGTTGTTTTCTGTTTAATTCATAATTCTGGTTAAAAAGTAAGGGCATCTCTTCTAGTTCAGTCATGCCCCTGGGATCCTAAATTAAAGAGTTGAGGGGAAGAAGAGGGCACTGGGCTTGCTGTCTCCTGTTTTAGTCTGTGGAGCTTCCTGGTATTTGGGGTTTAAGTCTCTTGAGCCAAGTATGTTAGTGATTCATCTTACAGCAAATATATTGATTCTTTCATAAAACTTGTTATAACTAGATGATAGTTTCTGAATTGCGTAATTTCTGTGTTCAAAGATTAGTGTCATTCGAGGCAGAACTCATTCCACTCCTAATAACGTTTTATAGAAGCAGTGAAGATTTGACTGTTCTTCTCTTACAGCCTCAAAAACTGGTAGAATCTGAGTGTCTTCAGGCCAACCTGGTGGAAATGTTGTTCTCTGAAGATTAAGATTTTAGGATGGCAATCATGTCTTGATGTCCTGATTTGTTCTAGTATCAATAAACTGTATACTTGCTTTGAATTCATGTTAGCAATAAATGATGTTAAAAAACTGGCATGTGTCTAAACAATAGAGTGCTATTAAAATGCCCATGAACCTTTAGTTTGCctgtaaatacatggatattTTTAAGATATAAAGAAGTCTTCAGAAATAGCAGTAAAGGCTCAAAGGAACGTATTCTTGAAGGTGACGGAAATACCTAAAAACTCCTAAAGGTGCAGAGCACACCTTCCAAATCTCTCAAAAGATcagtatcttttattttaagttctctcCATCTGCAAAGCAACTGATGATATTCCTGAAACCCCTTCTTTGATTTTGGAATGTAGAACCTAACCTCACCACTGAAGGAAAGCACATGACCTCTAATCCAGCCTCTGCTTAATTcaggcagttttgttttgtttaataaaaaacAGACTCCTGAGCACTAGAGGTAGTTTGTTTTGCAGCTGTCTCAGCGTGCTTTACTTGGGATGAGGCAGGTGGCGGAGAGCGGCTGGAAAGACTATATAACCCAGTTGTGGGAAGAACTCCAAGCTGGGAGTCAGTCATACTGATTCTACCagttactagctgtgtaaccacAGGCAAGTTACTCACCCCgtccaaacctcagttttctcttctataaacaAGGTTCTTAGAATAAAATGAGAATTCAAGGAAGCACTTAACATAGCACCTGGTTTGTGGTACCTCCCAAATCAATGTTAGCTTTCCCAAATGAACACAAGTATTTGAGGCTCCTCATGTTTGTTCTAAAGTCAAGAGTCCAGTTAGTAACTAACCACTAGTTGTCCTGCCATGACTAGGTCAAGTGAGGCCACAGTGATTCAGTGATTCTTAAAGCCACCTTGCAAAGCAGGTAATACAGTTATTTCCTGTCCTGTAGAATTCAAGAACCTTTATGCAGTTCCTGTCCTATGATTTAAAGAGGTCAGTGACTCCATTACTCTCACTACATTTTAGATAAGAGTGGTAGAGTAGTTGATCTGAGAGACAGTAAGGTTCCAGGAGATGGTCTTGCCCTACTATATGTCAGGAACAGCTAGCCTTAGAATTCAGTATACTTGGTGGCCCACCCCTACCCCATGCCCCAGTGCCTTATTTGGTCTAAAGCACCTAACTTTTCCATTCTTAGTCAGCTGATTATGCTAAATgcgtaaaaaagaaaaacaccttaCAAATCCACAGGGAAATCAAAGAACAATTCAGGTTTAACAGAAATAGTCTATTAACAATAAAAAGTTGGATTAAAAAGCACACTAAAGGTTCTAGGGGCTACCATAATAAAGGTAGATAGgaagagttttcattttttttgtcttcactgtacaaaagaaatacattatatacatgtattaagTGCCTCGTTTGTATCCAGTTTTTCATTTTCCCGATGTGTTATTTTGCTGTTGCTGCTCTGCCAAGGCTTGCTGAAGGCGCATCCGCTTCCGGGAATAGTGCTGCCAATGTAGAATCTGCTGTTCATCAATAAATTTCGCACACTGAGCATTCACCAGCTCCTTTCGGAAGTGTTCATATTGGAGCAGCTCTAACATGTGTAAACACTGAGGGTACCTGGGTTTAAGTTTGTAAGTGAAGGAACAACATAATTTAGGTAAATAATGCCAAGGTATAATTCAGTTATTCTCTTAAAAACGATCTTGTAGCCTACCATTTCTATAACAGTAACTTAGTACACTCTGGTAGCATAGGGTTTTTTCCCCGATTAGTCATCAAAGGTCAGTGTTCAATATTTTCGAAAATGAGAAGGTTTAAGTTCAGAAAGATTAAATTAACTTGCTCAAGACCACACAACACAGTAACTGGTAAGCAGAGTGAAAATTTAGGGACAAACCATGCTATTCCCTTCTAGTGGTTTCCAACGTGAAGAACATGAACATATTTTAGTAATTATGTGTTTAATTGATAGTTACTCATTTTTCCTTCAATAGGGATAAAAAGACAACTTTCATTTAAAAGTGAGTGTGAAAAAGGACTATGCACATACATTGTACTCTTGTTGTCCACAGGGATATACCAATTCTGAAATTAGATATACTCTAGGATTGGACAAGTAAATATACTGTGGATAAGGACAGCCAAATTTCTGGCTATCAGAAAAGGAGTTATAGACATAGAAAGGAAAAAGGCTAGAATGAACCCTGTGTTACTGAGCTGGTATTGAAAACATCAGTATGTACTTAGGCTTTTAATATAGACAGACATAGAATAAAcagatgtatatgtgtgtgcatgtatacacatacatacatatatacatagttCTTGAGCTTTGTGTACTGAcagggcctagaagcaatgacactGTGGTACTAATGAACACACAATGACCAGATTGTGGTTGCCAAGGAGCAGGTTTCCTTGGAGAAAAGGGTGATTCAGGGATAAGACAGGAaaagtacaagatgagcctggaacattACGTAGTGCCAGAAGAAAAAGTGCTAAAAATTCTTGGGAGGATCAAAAGTATTCAGGAGTCAACTTGAAAGGCCTCCCAATGGCCAAATCTGGAATACTTAGCGCAAGAAAATACATAATTCTAATTcacaattctactaaaaataagaatccAAAAGTCCACACTAAATGGatgtaaatttctttaataaaataatagaaaacaaggGAATATACTTCCTTACAATCGAATTCCAAACTAATAAATGCAGaatgatagaattagaaaatcatcacagtaaaaaatgtttcaagcaattatcttcaaaagatgctaaaataggcaaaatacatgtaatatgatatttacatagtctcaaagGATTTCCCTATAAGATACTTATTAAATACACAAGGAAAAATAGCAACTTAATATGGAGAAACCTAGACGGTACCACCCTCAACCAAGTTACCAAAATTTATGTCACCAGTAGTGGGACAAATAGACTTCATGTGACTGCAGATATATGAAGGATACAAATCATTTCTGTCATAGTCATGGAAAAGAAAAGACCACTGAGATGAAAGGAGACTAAGAAGACATGACAGCAAAATGCAACATACGGGCCTAGACTGGATCCTGCACTACATACAGGACACCAGCAGAACAACTGGCAAAATGTGAATGAGGTCTGTAGATTAGGTAATAATATTAATGTGCTGATTTTTGCTGATTGTAGTGTTACACATTTGGAATACGTGGGTGAAGAAAATACAGGAATTATCTTTACTATTTTTCCAGCTATTTTGTAAGTGAAATTATTTCAagttaaaaagacataaaagctAACAgacaattaaaatacattaacataTAGGaagtgtggggaaaagagagatcagattgttccTGTGTCTgcgtagaaaaggaagacataagaaactcccttttgatctgtactaagaaaaattgttctgctttgagatgctgttaatctgtaaatTTAGCCCCAACTCTGTGCTCCCAGAAACATGTGCTATATTgaatcaaggtttaatggatttagggctgtgcaggatgtgccttgcTAACAATatgtttgcaggcagtatgcttggtaaaagccATCACCATTCTCCATTCTCGATTAACCAGAgacacaatgcactgcggaaggccgcagggaccccTGCCCAGAaaagcctgggtattgtccaGGTTTCCCCcaactgagacagcctgagatatggctTCGTGGGAAAGGAAAGACCTTacatcccccagcccgacacctgtaaagggtctgtgctgaggaggagtaGTGCAAGAgggaggcctctttgcagttgagataagatgaaggcttctgtctcctgctcgtccctgggaatggaatgtctcagtGTAAAGTCGACCATTCCCATTCGttctattctgagataggagaaaaccgccctgtggctggaggcgagatatgctggcagcaatactgctctgttGCTCTCTGCTAGTTAGATGTTTGTGTTAAGTGAAACATAAATCTAGCCTATGTGCACATCCAGGCACAGTACCTTTCCTTGAACTTACTCATGatacagattcctttgctcacgTTTCCCTGCTGACCTTCTCGCCACCTGTTGCCCTGCTGCACTCGCCTCGCCAAGATAGTaaaaataatgatcaataaatactgaaggAACTCAGAGACCGGCGCTGGTGCAGGTCCTCGCATGCTGAGtgtgccggtcccctgggcccactgttctttctctatactttgtctctgtgtcttatttcttttctcattctttcatctCCACCTCacgagaaatacccacaggtgtggaggggcaggccccctTCAGGAAGTATGCAGATAAAGCCAAAGTTGCACAAGTGATATGCAAATGACTAAAGTGTGGAAAATAGGATACTACAGCAATGCTTCTAAAACTTTAATGTGTATATGGGTCACTTCTTAAAATGCAGATTGAATCCTTAGGCCTGGAGTGGGGCCTGAGCTCTGCATTTCTAAAAAGCTCCCAAATGAAACCAATGCTACTGATGTGAACACCACATTGAATAGAGGGCTTAATACCATGCTTCTAAGATAGTAACTTCCAAGACAGCAAAGATTTGCTATCCACACACTAAAAATACACAGTTGCTCTAATTGTTGGCTGCTTATGCTAGAATGCTCTATTCACACCTGCCCTGGCTAACTCCCTTTCATGACAGCATTAGTAGTTAAAATGACCAGGATGTTATGTTCCAGCCAGGTGGCCTTTAACAaggtacttaacctctctaaggttcagtttcttcaactgtaaaataatGTGACAACCAAGAGAATGGTCTCAAGTAGCATTTAGTTAATAACTAGAATTTAGACATGCAGTGATTATATCAGAATACCTTAGATGACAATAAAGAATCATACTCTGATAGGCTACAAGTCAACAAGATGAAATAGAAGCAGTATAAAAGGGAAGTTCTGCatttggtgtttttaaaaagaaacaacataggGAGAACCCAACAGCATTGATGAAAATAAGAACTGAAGGATTTTAGTTGACATAATGCTTCCAGCAAGTCAACAATGTGATCCTCTTCCCCACTCTCACCCCCAAAAGTAATATAAACTTTAATTGAATTAATAGAGGTATATGACcacatgaagaaaagaaaggaccTCTGGCCCACTGTACTCTGACCACACCTGAAGGCCTGTGTTTAGTTCTTGGCTGAACTGCATAAAGTACAACTGCCAAATATCCAAAGGAGGGAACCTCAACTCATGAGATCTGGACACCATGGCACAATGGCGGAGGGTAGTTGAGAAAAATAGATGGAAGAGAGATGTTATAGTGGCACCTACTGGCTATCAATGAAGCAGGCCAAGTGGTAGAAAGTGTCTCTTCCACCAGGTGGAAAGCAGCTAGTAGTGACAGCTGCTCTCAGCTTCAGCCCAGTTGTTGACTTGGGAGAATTAAGATCTATGGTTACTAGATCTTCCAGATTTGAAAGAGTAGCTGGAAATCTGCATTTGTTATATACAACTTTCTGATCTTTAAACGTTGGCAagtattaaaaaaactaaaatcttcTGCAGACTGAATAAAACGCCCAAAAGGGGCTAATTTGCAGTCTCTCTTGAATGTAAAATCTGGAAGGCTGTTGTCCTCAAGAGGGTATAGAATGGTTCTAGCTTAATCCAGGGACAAACAGACTGGGGCTACAAGGAGGTACATTATATCACAATATAAGGAAGAACTTTCTAATATCTGGCTAACAATTGAATCAGCTGTCCCTGACAGAGAAACACAGGCTCAATGGAAACCTCCAGAGTGTAGATGACCATCTCTCGGCAACGTTGTGGGTAAGATTAAACTTGTTGGTGGCTAAGGCTTCCAACACTGAGTCTGTAAATCTACATACATACAATATTCGTTGAAGTCTACTTTTCTTAAAAGTCTTTTCTTTGGATTATTAAATGGATAAAAAGCCA contains the following coding sequences:
- the TXNDC17 gene encoding thioredoxin domain-containing protein 17 encodes the protein MARYEEVSVSGFEEFHRAVEQHNGKTIFAYFTGSKDAGGKSWCPDCVQAEPVVREGLKHISEGCVFIYCQVGEKPYWKDPNNDFRKNLKVTAVPTLLKYGTPQKLVESECLQANLVEMLFSED